One region of Posidoniimonas polymericola genomic DNA includes:
- the accC gene encoding acetyl-CoA carboxylase biotin carboxylase subunit, which produces MYERILIANRGEIALRVIRACRELGIGTVAVYSEADRGAHYLDLADEAYCIGPAKAADSYLKIASIISAAEVGNVQAIHPGYGFLAENAHFNEVCRSCKIDFIGPSPEAMAQLGDKNSARSIARAAGVPVVPGSDGLINSEEEALRFAHEVGFPVLIKAVAGGGGKGMRVASNDLALKSSLQQAQAEAEAAFGNGAVYLEKYVQHPRHVEVQVLADGHGNAVHLWERDCSVQRRHQKLIEESPSTSVSAETRAEMGEAAKRLILQAGYQNAATVEFIVDSEGKYYFIEVNARIQVEHPVTEMVTGIDLIKAQIAIASGEPLPFTQDDIKSSGHAIECRINAEDPARNFQPSPGRIERLIVPGGFGVRFDSHAHSGYVVPPYYDSMIGKLIVHQPTREEAIACMLRALAELRVDGIKTVAPLHQEILSHSAFAEGRIDTTFVERTFMAG; this is translated from the coding sequence ATGTACGAACGCATACTGATCGCTAACCGAGGAGAGATTGCCCTGCGGGTGATCCGGGCCTGCCGGGAGCTGGGCATCGGCACGGTGGCCGTCTACAGCGAGGCCGACCGCGGCGCCCACTACCTCGACCTTGCCGACGAGGCTTACTGCATCGGCCCCGCCAAGGCGGCCGACAGCTACCTCAAGATCGCCAGCATTATCAGCGCCGCCGAGGTGGGCAACGTCCAGGCGATCCATCCGGGCTACGGCTTCCTGGCGGAGAACGCACACTTCAACGAGGTCTGCCGGAGCTGCAAGATCGACTTCATCGGGCCCTCGCCCGAGGCGATGGCCCAGCTCGGCGACAAGAACTCCGCCCGCTCGATCGCCCGCGCGGCCGGCGTGCCGGTGGTGCCCGGCAGTGACGGGCTGATCAACAGCGAAGAGGAGGCCCTCCGCTTCGCCCACGAGGTCGGCTTCCCGGTGCTGATCAAGGCGGTCGCCGGCGGCGGCGGCAAGGGCATGCGGGTCGCGTCGAACGACCTCGCCCTCAAGTCGTCGCTGCAGCAGGCCCAGGCCGAGGCCGAGGCCGCCTTCGGCAACGGCGCGGTGTACCTCGAGAAGTACGTCCAGCACCCGCGGCACGTCGAGGTGCAGGTGCTGGCCGACGGCCACGGCAACGCGGTGCACCTGTGGGAACGCGACTGCTCCGTGCAGCGCCGCCACCAGAAGCTGATTGAAGAGAGCCCCAGCACGAGCGTCTCGGCCGAGACCCGCGCCGAGATGGGCGAGGCCGCCAAGCGGCTCATCCTGCAGGCCGGCTACCAGAACGCCGCCACCGTCGAGTTCATTGTGGACTCCGAGGGCAAGTACTACTTCATCGAGGTTAATGCCCGCATCCAGGTCGAGCACCCCGTCACCGAGATGGTGACCGGCATCGACCTGATCAAGGCGCAGATCGCGATCGCCTCGGGCGAGCCGCTGCCGTTCACCCAGGACGACATCAAGAGCAGCGGCCACGCCATCGAGTGCCGGATCAACGCCGAGGACCCGGCCCGCAACTTCCAGCCGTCGCCCGGCAGGATCGAGCGGCTGATTGTGCCCGGCGGCTTCGGGGTGCGGTTCGACTCGCACGCCCACAGCGGCTACGTCGTGCCGCCGTACTACGACTCGATGATCGGCAAGCTGATCGTGCACCAGCCGACCCGCGAAGAGGCGATCGCGTGCATGCTGCGGGCCCTCGCCGAGCTGCGGGTCGACGGCATCAAGACCGTCGCGCCGCTGCACCAGGAGATCCTCAGCCACTCGGCGTTTGCCGAGGGCCGGATCGACACCACGTTCGTCGAACGGACCTTCATGGCGGGGTAG